The sequence CGGCGTGAGCGCGTTCGCGATTCCGCCGCGGCACCAGAACGAGGCCGCGTCGTACCCGCCCCGCTCGCGCTCGGGACCGCGCGCGCCCTGCCCGTGGCCGCGCACGTAGATGATCCTCGGGTTGACGCGCCGGAGGTCGTCGACCTCGATCGCGAGCCGCCGCCGCGCCGCGGGGAGGAAGTTGGTGAGGAAGACGTCCGCCGTCTCGACTAGACGATAGAGGAGGTCCCGCCCCGCCGGGCGGCCGAGGTCGAGGCCGACGCTCCGCTTGCCGCGGTTCGGCTGCTCGACCATGAAGTTGACGCCGCCGGTGGGCGGGACGAGGCCGGAGGTCACGAGCCCGCGCTGCGGATCGCCGCTCATCGGGTGCTCGATCTTGATCACGTCCGCGCCCCAGTCGGCGAGCACGGCGCCGGCCGCGGGCACGAACCACCACTGCGCGACCTCGATGACGCGCACGCCGGCGAAGACCTGGCTCATGTAAGCGTCGCTGGCACCGCGCGCGGGCGGGCCGCCAGGAACTCGCCCGCCCCCGGCGGCCCCGGCGTCCGGTCCACCCACTCGAGCGCGAGCGCCTCCGGCACCCCGCCGCGCGCCCGGCACGCGTGGGCGAGGGCCGGGTCGTCGAGTGGCCGGCGCACCCGCGGCGCCGCGAGGGGCTTCGTGCGCACGGCTTCGCCGTGGCCCCACACCATCTGCACGAGGCAGCGGTTCGCCAGGCTCGCGTGGCGGTAGACCCCGTCGAGGAGCCAGTGGGGCGAGGCGCCGTGCGTCGCCTCGGCGCGCGTCCATGCGAGCCAGCGGTGGGCGACGAACTCGTGCGCCACGAGATCCGTCGAGGCGAGGACGAGGCCCGCGGCCGGCCGCGCCACGTAGCCGAAGTCGGGGCCGAAGGTCGTCTGCACGGCCGTGGCGTCGGTCACGACCAGGCGCAGGCGGCCGGCGATCGCCGGCAGGCGGTTCACCTCCGCGTACTTCTCCGCGAAGGAGTCGGCGTCGCGGTGCAGCTCGAGGCGGCTGTCCTCGCGCAGCCAGCCGACGCCGAGCGTGAGACCGAGGGTGGCGAAGGCGAGCGTGTGATGGCTCACGCGCGGCAGATAGACGATGTGGTCCGCCTGGGCGGCCGCGCGCGCGACCAAGACGTCGCCGCGCCAGTGGCCGCCGCCCGGGACGCGCTCGGCCAGGTAGGCGTCGTAGCCGCTCTCCTCGAAGGCGAGCGGCACCGCGCCCGCCGCCCGGGCGGCGGGCCAGAGGCCGTTCCGCTGCATCAGCTCGCGGGTCGAGCCCCTGCGCTCATCGCGGGTGTGGTGGACCAGGTGCACGCCGGCCTGGTCGCCGACCGACACCGTGCCCGCGCCGCGCGCGTAGAGGAGCCGCGCCAGCGCGAACAGCGCGGCCGGCGAGCTGGTGGCTGGAAAGCGGCTCCCGGAGCTGGATGCCACCTTGACGAGGACGCGGTCGCCCGGGGCGAGCCAGGCGAAGTCGGTCGCCGCATCGACGACCCGCCGGACCGCTCGCTCGAGCGCCCCCGGCTCACCGGCCGGCACCCATCCCGTCGCGACGCGCGGCCGATAGCCCTCGCACACCACGGGGGGATCGCTCGCCGTCACCGCCCCCGTCCGTAGCGGGAACACCAGACTCGCGGCCGACGCCCCCAACCCGCGCAGCACCGCGCGCCGCGAGAGAGACGGCGCCATCCGCCGCCTCCTAGCACCGCGTCCCCCCGGGTGTCGAGGTGACGCGCCGATCTCCTTGGCTCGGCGGCGCGCGCGCTAGTGCGAGTCCGCGTGCGGCTCCGGCCGCTTGCGCGCGGTCTCGGCCACGTCGAGGGCGTCCTGTCCCGGATGCAGGCGCAGGCGTTCGAGGCTCTTGAGCATCTCGCGGACGGGCGACGTCACCGGCGGAGCCGGCGCCTCCAGCGGCCGCTGCTCCATCCCGGGCGCGGCGGGCTCGTCGCGCTCGGCGGCGAGGACCGGGGCGACCGCGACCGCCAGCGCAAGGCTCATGACGAATCTGCGCTTGCGTGTCACGTCCCATTGCTGGGCGCGAAACGGGCGCCCGTCAAGTCCCGGGGAAGCGTGAGGGCCGGCGCGCCCTGGCTTGCCTCGTTCCGCGCCGGCGCCTACGGTCCGCGTCCATGCCGCCCCGCGGCAAGCCGCGCCCCGGCGGTGCGCTCGCCGTCGCCCTCGCCGTGGGCGCCGTCCTCCGGGTCGCGCGCCTCCTGCGCGCTCCGCTCATGCATCCGGACGGGCCCGCCTACCTGGACCTGGCGAGCGGTCTGCTCGACGGGAGGGTTCGGGCGGTGCTCGGCGGCTACTACTCGCCCCTCTATCCCGCCGCCGTGGCCGGCCTCGCGGCGACCGGGCTCCCGCTCGAGCTCGCCGGACGCGCGACGGCGCTGCTCGCCGGCCTGGCCGCGCTACCGCTCGTCCACGCGCTCGTGCGGCGCCTCGTGGGCGAGCGTCAGGCGGACGCCGCGGCCCTGGTCGCCGCGGTGCACCCGGCGCTCGTGAAGGCCTCAGCGCAGGTCCTCCCCGAGACGCTCGCCGGAGCGCTCCTCCTCGCCTGGCTCGCGGCGCGCGGGGCAGGCGTCGCCGGGGCGCTCGCGGGCGCGGCCTACCTGGCGCGGCCGGAGGGCGTCCTGCTGCTGCCGCTCGGCCTCTGGCGGCTCCGGCGCGAGCGCCTCGGCACCCTCGTGCTCTATGCCAGTGCGGCCGTGGTCCTCATGGCGCCGGCGCTGCTCGCGCTGCACGCGGCGAGCGGGCACTGGGGGCTCTCGCCGCGCGAGGCGCGCGTCGCGCTGCTGAGCGGCGTTCCGGGGGCCACGACACTCGCCGAGGCCGCGCTCCGGAGCCCGGGGGCGCTCCTCGCCCGCCTCGCGGGGGGCGGGGCGCGGCAGGTGCTCTACGACGCGACGGCGCTCGGACCGCCGTGCTTGGTCCCGTTCGTGCTGGGCATCGGGGCGGCGCGCTGGCCGCTCGCCGTCGCGGCCTGGTTCACGGCGCTCCCGCTGGCGCTGAACCCGAGCCCGCGCTACGCCGTGCCGCTCGTCCCGCTCTTCCTGCCGGCGACGGCTGCAGGCCTCCTCGCGCTCGGCGAGCGCCTGGGCCGCCGCGCGCGCGTCGCGGCCATCGCGCTCGGGATGACGCTCGTCGTGCAGGCGCTCTGGGTGAGCCACCCCTTCGACGCCGCCTGCTCGCGCGAGGTGAGCCGGCTGGTGCTCGAGCACTACGGGCCGGGCCAGGCCCTGGTCGCCGTCGACGGGCGCTTCGCGTACGGCGCGCGCGGGCGCGCCCTCGTCCCGCCGACGACGGACCCGGAAGATGCGCTCGCGCTCGCCCGCCGGAGGGGCGCGCGCCTCTGGCTCACGCGCCCGGCGTGGATCCGCCCGCCGTGGGCACCGCCCGCCGACGCTCGCGCCGTGGCCCGTCCGTGCGGCGGGACGTTCGTGCTCTTCGAGCTCGGCGGTTAGGACCGCCTCCTAGAGGTCGCGCACGGCGGCGGCCACCTCCTCGGCGAGGAGGCGGAGCGTCTCGGGCTCGCCGCGGTCGTGCAGGAAGAAGACGAAGCCCTGGATGCCGAGCCGCGTGCGCGCGCGGATGCGCGCCACGATCTCGTCCGGCGTGCCGCAGTATCCGCCGGCCGCGAAGCCCCAGCCGGGCCCGGCAAAGCGGCGCTCGGCGAGCGCACGTGCCTCGTCCGCCCGCGCGCGCGTCGGGACGAGCGCGAGCACCGCCTCCTCGGTGACGCGCAGGGTCGCCGGGTCGCGGCCGATGCGCTCGCAGTTGCGGCGCAGCACCTGGAGCTTCCGCGGCAGCTCGGCGAGCGCGTAGGTGGGGCAGTTCCACACGTCGGCGTGCCGCGCGACGACCGGCAGGGTGTGCGTCTCGCCCGCCCCGCCCACGTGGATCGGCGGGTGCGGTCGCTGCAATGGGCGCGGCAGGCTCGGCGCGGCGCGCAGGCGGTAGTGGCGGCCGTCGTAGGAGGGTGCGTCCTCGGTGAAGAGGAGGCGGACCACCTCGAGTGCCTCGGCGAGCCGCGCCGCGCGTTCGGCCGCCTGCGGGAACTCGAGGCCGAACTCGGCGAACTCGGGCGCCGAGGAGCCGCTGCCGAGGCCGAGCTCGAGCCGCCCGCCGCTCGCGTGATCGAGCGTGATCGCCATCTTGGCGAGGAGGGCCGGATGGCGGAAGCCGTTCGCGAGCACGAGGTGCCCGAGGCGCACCCGCTCGGTCACCGCCGCGAGCGCCGCCGCCGTCGTCCACGCCTCGAAGGACGGCACCTTCGGC comes from Deltaproteobacteria bacterium and encodes:
- a CDS encoding LLM class flavin-dependent oxidoreductase, translated to MLLAGVHPVRLRSPAMADVGVYLPQVGLAWDDLRARVVACDRLGIHSVWFMDHLYPPGLPKVPSFEAWTTAAALAAVTERVRLGHLVLANGFRHPALLAKMAITLDHASGGRLELGLGSGSSAPEFAEFGLEFPQAAERAARLAEALEVVRLLFTEDAPSYDGRHYRLRAAPSLPRPLQRPHPPIHVGGAGETHTLPVVARHADVWNCPTYALAELPRKLQVLRRNCERIGRDPATLRVTEEAVLALVPTRARADEARALAERRFAGPGWGFAAGGYCGTPDEIVARIRARTRLGIQGFVFFLHDRGEPETLRLLAEEVAAAVRDL
- a CDS encoding DUF362 domain-containing protein produces the protein MAPSLSRRAVLRGLGASAASLVFPLRTGAVTASDPPVVCEGYRPRVATGWVPAGEPGALERAVRRVVDAATDFAWLAPGDRVLVKVASSSGSRFPATSSPAALFALARLLYARGAGTVSVGDQAGVHLVHHTRDERRGSTRELMQRNGLWPAARAAGAVPLAFEESGYDAYLAERVPGGGHWRGDVLVARAAAQADHIVYLPRVSHHTLAFATLGLTLGVGWLREDSRLELHRDADSFAEKYAEVNRLPAIAGRLRLVVTDATAVQTTFGPDFGYVARPAAGLVLASTDLVAHEFVAHRWLAWTRAEATHGASPHWLLDGVYRHASLANRCLVQMVWGHGEAVRTKPLAAPRVRRPLDDPALAHACRARGGVPEALALEWVDRTPGPPGAGEFLAARPRAVPATLT